In Lachnospiraceae bacterium, the DNA window AAGACATTTGCCAGGATCACATTCTGTACGTTAATGCCCAGCAGTGCAACCACGGCAAAGACCATGATCTGGCTTGGGAAAGACAACATTACATCTACTATACGCATGATCAGTTCTTCTGTAATACCACGGAAATACCCGGCCAGAAGTCCCATCAGAGCGCCAAGACCGATGGTACCTAACATAGTCAGTACGGCCAGACCAAGAGTGGGCCTGATCCCGTAGATCATGCGGGAGAGGATACAGCGGCCAAGATTATCAGTACCAAGGGGATATTCTTTGCTGAATTGGGAAAATTTGTTAAGAATATTGGTAGCATAGGGATCATGTGGAGCAATAAATGGGGCAAAAATGCCCATTAATGCCACGATCAGTACAAGTGTTACTGTGCTGACAGCAGTTTTATTGTGAAGAAACCGGTGTAACATCAGTTGCTCTCCTTTCGCATACGGGGGTCAGATACGGTTTGCAGGATATCAAACA includes these proteins:
- a CDS encoding ABC transporter permease subunit; this translates as MLHRFLHNKTAVSTVTLVLIVALMGIFAPFIAPHDPYATNILNKFSQFSKEYPLGTDNLGRCILSRMIYGIRPTLGLAVLTMLGTIGLGALMGLLAGYFRGITEELIMRIVDVMLSFPSQIMVFAVVALLGINVQNVILANVFIKWAWYARMIRTGVMQYRDRNFVQFSRCVGTPERFILFKHLVPSIAADLAVLSSLDVGWAIINISTLSFLGLGVQAPTPEWGAMLSEAKNVLTSNPAQMLVPGIAIVILVSAFNLMGDAIRDVLDPKEVL